The sequence below is a genomic window from Candidatus Paceibacterota bacterium.
GCCGAGAACAACGAGGCGAGCTCCGCCGCAGACGGCGTATTCGCTTCTTGTGACTTGCTCGACACGCTCTTTGTGTACACGAACGCGATCGCGCCTCTCAAGCAGAAAGCGCTTCAATGAGTGCGGCGAGGGCGTTTCGTTTTCGGCTGCGTGCTCACGCCCTTGTAAATCACCTCGAAGATCGCGTCGCTCACCACCACATGCTGATCGGCTTCGCTCGTCGCGCGAGGCAGCTCGAACTTCCCCGCGTCGAGCTTCTTGTGAATCACGATCACACCGGTGCCGTCCCAAGTCAGCACCTTCATGGTGTGCCCGCGCTTCCCAACGAATACGAACAGAGCACGAGAACGCGGCTCTGCCTGCATTTTCTCTCGAACTAACCCGCCCAGTCGCTCGTAGCCGAGGCGCATGTCGACCGGCGCAAGCGCGACGTACACAGGTAGACCGTGCGCGATCACGTCGCGCCACCCAGCGCCGACACGACTGCTCGCAACAACTCAGCATCGAAGCCCGCCTCCACACGAATCGATGCCTGCCCCAATTGCACGACCACCCCTGCGCCCGAAGCC
It includes:
- the tnpB gene encoding IS66 family insertion sequence element accessory protein TnpB (TnpB, as the term is used for proteins encoded by IS66 family insertion elements, is considered an accessory protein, since TnpC, encoded by a neighboring gene, is a DDE family transposase.), which encodes MYVALAPVDMRLGYERLGGLVREKMQAEPRSRALFVFVGKRGHTMKVLTWDGTGVIVIHKKLDAGKFELPRATSEADQHVVVSDAIFEVIYKGVSTQPKTKRPRRTH